The following proteins come from a genomic window of Halorubrum lacusprofundi ATCC 49239:
- a CDS encoding AAA family ATPase, giving the protein MIRDPICFEEIQIIQAPGFETGGFSVDDLCSGINVVHGPNAAGKTTLAESLEWLCWPEIADERASLVGQLSLNGEDWRVEVDNGRTSYQRDGQEANGPSLPPADQRDRYRLSLHDLLQRDNNNESFVEIIERESAGGYDLSTAYDELGYSDSPSRANRNVVQKAKGAIQELREARTDVSELRQEQNELSRLRGELEAARQAQERSELLEQAIDYAQARNQLEQAESRLDEFPDILDQVDGDEIERVRSLEDDIDEWTEKKDEAGETETDAQERLDEADLPEEGLPTGRIDHLKELRDDLDSAEDRKRDLQGDLADAQRQRETARDDIPLDVDTGDLVDLEPVTWKNVSKFAREAEELQSERETREAVQRLLEDGEHPESDLPTLQRASQSLEEWLAASVSTESNDGSEAFRIAVFSAVSLASTGIALGLLVHPLLFSILLVAAGIFWYGLRARSQSKDGGNSRDSHRKSFEKTGLNPPARWTEDEVRSRLIGLYDAIAAHKLAERRSEWRDSLATDSDTLEQKEQDLEETRAKLQDQLGAAPDASDVELAVISKRVLDWQEAHDEIEGIQESIETVDDQIKTAREELQAKLDPYGYDDVERSGEATEAIRNLENREQQREAAQRDLDQATETIQEATEKIGALADERDEIFADLDLDSDDHDRLEGLCEQVEAYESAAEDVREANIRANTEAEELESYPGFEPDLKKQEIADLREDLREAERIAEDFDDLQSRLADIKAEIRQAKSDDQVENALAERDRALDDLKDQLEDDCAAMVGDVLVDHVQEATMETSRPDVFERAREILTTITRGRYRLDFDEAEAEFRVFDETKKKGLALDELSSGTRVQVLLAVRIAFVEQQEQGVQIPLLLDETLANTDDRRAKRIIESMIELARNGRQVFYFTAQGDEVAKWTAALESTNGVDHEIVDLATVRDVDDTVHIPDTDSVESHTPQAPSPDSHDHSSYGDELKVDSFNPHRGVGTAHLWYVVDDVETLHQLLELGIEHWGQMNNLLQWGNGDLSSVESDQVTVAEENSAALNEFVAAWKVGRGEPVDREVLEASGAVSSNFIDEVTALAESVNGDGRKIVEALHNGEVNRFRSGKANELETYLEENGYIEPRDTLDQGQIRARIIERFVDEGVSPEEAKDRTENLLSRMNKN; this is encoded by the coding sequence ATGATCAGGGACCCGATCTGCTTCGAGGAAATCCAGATCATCCAAGCTCCTGGGTTCGAAACTGGCGGCTTCTCTGTCGACGACTTGTGCTCCGGTATCAATGTCGTTCATGGACCGAACGCGGCAGGAAAGACGACGCTCGCTGAGTCGCTTGAATGGCTTTGCTGGCCCGAGATCGCCGACGAGCGTGCATCCCTCGTGGGGCAGCTCTCACTGAACGGTGAAGACTGGCGAGTCGAAGTCGACAATGGCCGCACGAGTTACCAACGTGACGGTCAAGAGGCGAACGGTCCGAGCCTTCCTCCAGCCGATCAACGCGACCGTTACCGTCTCTCCCTCCACGACCTACTCCAGCGAGACAACAACAACGAATCTTTCGTCGAGATAATCGAGCGAGAATCAGCTGGTGGCTACGATCTTTCTACAGCATACGACGAGCTCGGGTATTCGGATTCCCCGAGTCGGGCAAACAGGAATGTCGTCCAGAAAGCCAAGGGAGCGATTCAGGAGTTACGTGAGGCGCGGACCGACGTTTCCGAACTACGTCAAGAGCAGAACGAACTCTCACGGTTACGTGGTGAACTGGAGGCAGCGCGTCAAGCACAAGAGCGATCCGAACTGCTCGAGCAGGCGATCGACTACGCACAGGCGAGAAACCAGCTGGAGCAGGCTGAATCGAGGCTCGACGAGTTCCCCGATATCTTAGACCAGGTCGACGGAGACGAAATCGAGCGTGTTCGATCCCTCGAAGATGACATCGACGAGTGGACCGAGAAAAAAGACGAGGCCGGGGAAACGGAAACGGACGCTCAAGAACGGCTTGATGAGGCCGACCTTCCTGAAGAGGGGCTCCCGACAGGCCGTATCGACCATCTGAAAGAGCTTCGCGATGACCTTGATTCTGCGGAGGACAGGAAGCGCGATCTCCAGGGAGACTTGGCTGACGCCCAACGGCAGCGAGAAACTGCCCGAGATGACATTCCCCTAGATGTCGACACCGGGGACCTCGTGGACTTGGAACCCGTCACGTGGAAGAACGTCTCGAAGTTCGCACGAGAGGCCGAGGAACTCCAGTCCGAGCGTGAAACCCGGGAGGCCGTCCAGCGACTACTGGAGGACGGTGAGCACCCTGAGTCCGATTTACCCACGCTCCAACGCGCGAGTCAGTCGCTGGAGGAGTGGCTGGCTGCGTCCGTTTCTACGGAGTCGAACGACGGTTCAGAGGCATTCCGAATCGCTGTGTTCTCGGCCGTTTCTCTCGCCTCGACGGGCATCGCGCTGGGTCTACTGGTGCATCCACTGCTATTCTCCATCCTGCTCGTCGCTGCTGGTATCTTCTGGTATGGGCTGCGCGCTCGCTCACAGTCCAAAGACGGAGGTAATTCACGGGACTCGCATCGCAAGTCGTTCGAGAAAACCGGTCTGAACCCGCCGGCGAGGTGGACCGAAGACGAGGTTCGGTCTCGTCTGATCGGACTGTACGACGCAATCGCAGCGCACAAACTGGCCGAGCGACGGTCCGAATGGCGCGATAGCCTAGCGACGGATTCAGACACGCTCGAACAGAAAGAGCAGGATCTGGAGGAAACGCGTGCCAAACTCCAAGACCAGTTGGGCGCCGCGCCAGATGCGTCTGATGTCGAACTCGCCGTGATCTCCAAGCGAGTGCTCGACTGGCAGGAAGCCCACGACGAAATTGAGGGGATTCAAGAGAGCATCGAAACCGTCGACGACCAAATCAAGACCGCCCGCGAAGAACTCCAAGCGAAACTCGATCCCTACGGCTACGACGATGTCGAGAGGTCTGGTGAGGCGACCGAAGCAATCCGAAACCTCGAGAACCGCGAACAGCAGCGCGAAGCCGCACAGCGGGACCTCGACCAAGCTACCGAGACGATTCAGGAAGCGACCGAGAAAATAGGTGCGCTGGCGGACGAACGCGACGAAATCTTTGCGGATCTGGATCTCGACTCCGATGACCACGATAGGTTGGAGGGACTCTGTGAGCAGGTCGAAGCATACGAATCGGCTGCGGAGGACGTACGAGAAGCCAACATCCGGGCGAACACGGAAGCCGAAGAACTCGAAAGCTACCCGGGCTTCGAACCGGACCTCAAGAAGCAAGAGATTGCTGACCTCAGAGAAGACCTCCGTGAGGCGGAACGAATTGCTGAGGATTTCGACGACCTGCAGTCACGGCTTGCCGATATCAAGGCAGAAATCAGGCAGGCAAAATCCGACGACCAAGTTGAAAATGCGCTTGCGGAGCGTGATCGGGCGCTCGATGATCTGAAAGACCAACTTGAGGACGACTGTGCTGCGATGGTCGGCGACGTACTGGTGGATCATGTTCAGGAGGCGACGATGGAGACTAGTCGACCGGACGTTTTCGAGCGTGCTCGTGAAATCCTGACGACGATCACTCGCGGCCGGTATCGATTGGACTTCGATGAGGCCGAAGCCGAATTCCGTGTGTTCGACGAAACCAAAAAGAAGGGGCTCGCACTTGACGAGCTTTCGAGCGGCACTCGGGTCCAAGTCCTGCTCGCTGTACGAATCGCCTTCGTCGAACAGCAGGAACAGGGAGTTCAGATTCCACTTCTCCTCGACGAGACGCTCGCCAACACCGACGACCGAAGAGCGAAGAGGATTATCGAGTCAATGATCGAACTCGCTCGAAACGGTCGGCAGGTTTTCTATTTCACTGCACAGGGCGACGAAGTGGCAAAGTGGACTGCTGCACTGGAGAGTACAAACGGTGTCGACCACGAAATCGTCGACCTCGCAACGGTTCGTGATGTTGACGACACCGTCCATATTCCCGATACAGACTCTGTCGAATCACACACTCCGCAGGCCCCCAGCCCCGACAGTCACGACCATTCCTCGTATGGGGACGAGCTCAAGGTAGACTCGTTCAATCCGCACCGTGGGGTCGGGACGGCGCACCTGTGGTACGTGGTCGACGATGTCGAAACCCTCCATCAACTCTTGGAGCTCGGGATCGAACACTGGGGACAGATGAATAACCTGCTCCAGTGGGGCAACGGAGACCTCTCCTCAGTTGAGTCCGACCAGGTAACGGTTGCCGAAGAGAATTCTGCAGCGCTGAATGAGTTCGTCGCCGCCTGGAAGGTGGGTCGTGGTGAGCCCGTTGATCGGGAGGTTCTCGAAGCTTCTGGCGCTGTAAGTAGTAATTTCATCGACGAGGTCACTGCCCTTGCCGAATCGGTCAACGGGGATGGGAGAAAAATCGTTGAAGCCCTGCATAATGGCGAAGTGAACCGCTTCCGTAGCGGGAAAGCGAATGAATTGGAGACGTATCTCGAAGAGAACGGGTACATCGAGCCCCGTGATACGCTGGATCAAGGCCAGATACGAGCCCGAATCATCGAGCGCTTCGTTGATGAAGGTGTCTCTCCCGAAGAAGCCAAAGATAGGACTGAGAACCTGCTTTCGCGCATGAACAAAAACTGA
- a CDS encoding tyrosine-type recombinase/integrase produces the protein MDTDQQDASPGVQPIEDAVDEFLQRGSKSGNYKSNLEHVLTQWRTNWPGASGIETLDDVDKKVMADYATHLKRRIDARQSTTTDSDSGITISTAWAYYDNVSAFLDYCLEWDKISENPAQKAIAKDQLPERPSTVSGSQQFWSTEERRQLLDHVDRRASKAIDERGTGAVVELRDKALAYVLAFTGVRGGEILKDSRDDRRVGLRWADVNIEDNQITILGKNQQREPAPLPEQTHRPLQQLKRAVDPASDDWPVFVSLHAPSMYGVLPDGFERPDNDEQSLLDHCRTLGVVPPALSTNGARSVLKRLCEDGDIDVDGDDKYLTLHGARRGVGEKLYRERGAAAAQRTLRHADPKTTSEMYSHIETSENAENVSEVFRDER, from the coding sequence ATGGACACCGATCAACAGGACGCTTCTCCGGGGGTTCAGCCCATCGAAGACGCCGTCGACGAGTTCCTCCAGCGTGGCTCCAAGTCTGGCAACTACAAATCGAACTTAGAACACGTGTTGACACAGTGGCGAACCAACTGGCCCGGAGCCAGCGGCATCGAGACACTCGACGACGTCGACAAGAAGGTCATGGCCGACTACGCCACTCACCTCAAACGACGGATCGATGCTCGCCAGTCGACCACCACTGACAGCGACTCTGGCATCACGATCTCGACGGCATGGGCGTACTATGATAATGTCTCGGCGTTCCTTGACTACTGCTTAGAGTGGGACAAGATCAGCGAGAACCCGGCACAGAAAGCGATAGCCAAAGACCAGCTCCCCGAACGGCCGTCGACGGTCAGTGGCTCCCAACAGTTCTGGTCGACTGAGGAACGCCGACAGCTCCTCGATCACGTCGACCGGCGAGCCTCCAAGGCTATCGACGAACGCGGAACTGGCGCGGTCGTCGAGCTTCGAGACAAAGCACTGGCATACGTCCTAGCCTTTACGGGCGTGCGTGGTGGCGAGATCCTGAAAGACTCTCGCGACGACCGCCGAGTGGGGCTTCGGTGGGCCGACGTTAACATCGAAGACAACCAAATCACAATCCTCGGCAAGAACCAACAGCGCGAGCCCGCACCACTGCCCGAACAGACCCATCGGCCACTCCAACAACTCAAACGCGCCGTCGACCCAGCTTCGGACGACTGGCCGGTGTTTGTCTCGCTACACGCGCCCTCAATGTACGGTGTGTTGCCCGACGGGTTCGAACGGCCTGATAACGACGAGCAGAGCCTACTAGACCACTGTCGGACTCTTGGGGTTGTGCCGCCAGCACTCTCGACAAACGGCGCTCGATCAGTGTTGAAGCGACTCTGCGAGGATGGGGATATCGACGTCGACGGCGACGACAAGTATCTCACACTACACGGTGCACGGCGTGGAGTGGGCGAGAAACTGTATCGGGAACGTGGGGCCGCAGCCGCTCAACGGACGCTCCGACACGCCGATCCGAAGACGACCTCCGAGATGTACTCACACATCGAGACCAGCGAGAACGCCGAGAACGTGAGTGAGGTCTTCAGGGACGAGCGGTGA